The Fulvivirga maritima genome segment ATTTAATGATTAAAATCATTTAAACAACTATCTTCATGAAAGGTAAATTTATCTCATGATTAATCCCATTAATAAGCTTTAATCTCACGTACTATTATGTCTAAAGTTTGACAAATTAAAAAGGCTTCGAATAATTCGAAGCCTTTTTAATTTATTCCAAAATTCTGAAGATTAATTTACATCCCAGAAAATACTTGTTGTTGTATTATCTGCACCCATTGCTGAAATAGCTGCATTATAGCTAGCCACATTAATTAACCTCTCTTCTGTTGGATAAATAATTCTTTTAGGATTCTCTAATCCACTAGAAGGAGCAACTGCCAATACAGGATAATCCAATCTTCTTGCCTCTGTCCAAGCTTCATGGCCTTGTCCATAAAAAGCAATATACTTTTGATTACCTATCTTTTCTCTCCAAGTTCCTTCAGCTGTTGCATAGTTCACACTACTTTGAGACAAATAATCAGCAGCTTGACTCTCAGAGAGCCCCCAGTAACTAAAAGAAGCCCTTATACCAGCAGCATAATAATCTGCCGCTGAACCGTCAGTAATTATACCTCTCTCCACTGCTTCTGCCAATCCAAATTGAACGGAAGCATAATCCATCAATGTCCCTGCATAAGAGGCATCAACTATTGATTCAGTTGGATGCGTTAATTCTTCGTATGCGTTACCAGTGACTCCATAATCACCTCCTTCATAAGGTGTAACATTATCATCAAAATAAACATCACTTCTAGGATCATTGAAATCGTTTAATAAGTCAATGAAATTTTGTGTAACCACAAAATCACTAGCTCTACTGTCTATTTCAAAATAATCATAAATCGGGTTAACATATGGTTGTGTTCCAGTAAAATGAATTTGCGTATTATCATCATTTGAAGCAAATACGCCTGTATTAACAGCTGCAGTAACAAGTTCAGATGACCAAGTAGGGTTTATATCAGCTACTCTTAATCCAATCTTCAACTGTAATGAAGCAGCAAATTTCAACCATTTGGTCATATCTCCTTCATATATTAAATCTTCATCCGCTTCAAATCCTGTCTGATCAGTACTTATTAAAGAAATAGCAGAAGACAAGCTATCAGCAATAGCTGTATATACTGTCTCACCACTCTCATAAACTGGCGTAATATTATTCAAATCTAATGCTTCTCTAAAAGGTATGTATCCGAAGTTATCTACCAAATATTGATAAGCAAATACTTCCATGATTTTCACCATAGCCAATCTATTATTATGTTGACTTGTGAATGGCTCTCCCAAATCTTCCTCTGATCTTAAAATCTCCTTAGCCCTTGCCAACTCATATAAACCTTCCGTATATATATTATCCCATATTGTTCCTCCTACATTGCGGTTTGCTGCATCATAGCCAGACTCTTGTATGTAGGTTGTCTGAGTAAAGTAGTTAGCCCATATAAGAGAAACATTAGCATTATAGTCAATATCAACAAATTGTTTTGCAATATTATACTGACCGTAAGTAAAAAGAGGGGCAGCATCAATTTCTTGTGCATTCTTTGGATCAACATTAAGATCCGTCAAATCATCATCACAAGCCTGCATAGCAAAAACTAAAGCTAACAGACATATTATATAATTAAATCTTTTCATCCTTGATAATCCTTAAAATTGTACTCTTACATTAAATCCATACTCTTTAGTAGCAGGTAAAGCTCCGTTCTGGATACCTTGACTATTACCAGAACTAGCACTAAACTCTGGATCTCCATAAGGAAGATTCTTATCTATTATCCATAGGTTACGTCCATAAACACCAACTGTAACGTCTTGCAAAAATGTCTTACTAATTACACTTGAAGGTAATCTATAATTTAACGTTACCTCCCTAAGTTTGATATAACTAGCATCATATACTAGGCTTGCATCAGGGGCATAACCTCCCGTTTCTACTGAACCTCCATAATATCCAAATGGCGTCTCATAAGTACTTGCATCAGCTCTTACCGTATTCACTGCCCCATCTGCTGTAACTCCATCTAGAAGTACACCGCCTCCTTCACTAACAGGATCCCTTACCGGGTTACCTAACTCATTTAAACCAGCTGTCTCTTCATAAAGCCCTGTAGCTCTACCAAAACCCATATCATAGTTAACTATGTCACCTCCATGCTGAATATCAATTAAGAAGCTGAAAGATAAATTCTTATAACTGAAAGTATTATTCACTCCAGCATTCCAATCTGGCTGAATATTACCAATTATCTCAGTTGTTGATTCTGACATTAGGTATTTACCATCACTACCTACCACTCGTTTACCATTTAGGTATACATAATCAGAACCTGTTATAGCCCCATAAGCTTCGCCTTTTCTTGCATTAATTGCAGTTGACCACGCTGAATAAATTAATAAGTTTTCTCCACCTTCAAATAAAGAAACTACTTTATTTCTGTTTCGAGACCAGTTTACATTAACCCCCCATTCAAAATCTGAGGTTCTTACTGGAGCACCAAAAAGTGAAACTTCAATACCTTTATTTTCCATTTCACCAGCATTTACAAATCTATAGTTAAAGCCTGTTGCCTTAGATACTTGAACTGGTAAAATTTGATTGGTTGTATTCTTTTTATATAACGACAAATCCAATCTTACTCTATTATCAAGAGCACTCATTTCTAACCCCAATTCCAATTCTTCCGTTGTTTCAGGTTCCAAATCTGGATTGTTCGCAGTATCATCTATAAAGTATAGAGGTGTTGATCCATATGGAGTTGCCGCCTGATAAGTATTCAACAAACTATAAGGTTGTGCATCACTTGTTACTTGGGCCCATCCTAATCGAACTTTCCCCATGTTTAACCAAGATTGATCCATTAACTCACTAAAAATAAAACTTCCTGCCACTGATGGGTAAAGGTATGTGTTATTATCTTCAGGTAATGTAGATGACTTATCTACTCTTAATGTGGCATCTAAATATAATAAATCATTATACCCAAATGTTGCCTGACCGTAATATCCAAATTTTCTGACATGTGTATCTGTTTCAGTAGGAGGGTTAAGCGCACTTACAGAATTGCTCAAAGCATATACTCCATCAACGACTAGACCTCCATTTGTAGAACTTCTTGTACTGTTGATCCTAGTATTTTTTATTGAAACTCCTAAAAGGCCATTAAAAGAAAACTTATCAGTTATGTTCTTATTAAACTGTAAAATAAAATCACTGTTGTAAGCTTCAAAAGTTCTATGATATTTAGAGTAACTTGGTTGCGCTAAACTTCCCACAGCCATTCGCTCTTCTTGCAAATCACTATAGCTATCCACCCCAAATCTAGCCATAGCTTTCATCCATTCAGTAATTTCGTAGTTTACTTGAAATTTACCAAAAAACCTATTCCTTCTATCAGTTTCATAATTCTCATTCAATACAAAATATGGATTATTGAAGTAATGTGGTGACACATCTGTATTTGAATTGGGATTCCAAGTTATATTTTGTCCTGTCTGGTTATATGCCTGCTCTTGAGCTTTAAGATCTACATTAGTTTGAAACCATTGTCTTAAACCTTGTACTACGTTACCACCATCGTACCCAGTTCCATATCTACCTTTACCCTCCGTGCGGAAATAAGACATTTTACCATCTACTGATAATTTTTCAGATAAGTTATAACTCGCATTAAAATCAATAACATCTCTGGTTATCTCACTATTTGGCAAAATTCCCGTTCTATTGTCATGAGTGTATCCCGCTCTAAATGACCCCTTTTCATTACCTCCTTGAAAACTTAAACTTGTAACATTTGAAACTCCTGTCTCAAAAATATAATCAGGTCCATTTTCAGCACCAACCCAAGGTTGAGGCTGCATGTATGTATCCAATTCTGGATATAATGACTCCCATGTGTATACTAAAAGGTTAGGATCGTAAGCAGCACCAAACGATGCATCTTCACCAACCGGCACCAAAAGGTCTAGTTGCCCATCCCCATTTACATCCCTATCATAAAAATAATCTGATGTGTCTCCATATCCAGGACTATATCCCGCCCCATAGCTATTTTGATATTTAGGAAATGTCTTTTTATCAAAAACACTAAAAGAAGTATTATGATTTAAAGTCACTCCTATTCCTTTTTGCTTTGATCCCTTTTTCGTTGTGATCAAAACAACTCCGTTTGCCGCATCAGATCCATAAAGAGCAGCAGCAGTAGCACCTTTTAACACTGAGATAGATGCGATACTTTCTGGGTCGATATCAGAAGCAGCATTACCATAGTCATAACCACCGCCTCCAGTTTGCTGATCTGCAGTATTTAAGTTACTGTTACTGATAGGAATACCATCAACAACAAATAATACTTGGTTATTTCCAGTCAAAGAGTTAGATCCCCTAACTACAGCATTAACAGAACCTCCAAGAGAGTTACTTTTTTTAATATTAAGTCCTGAAACTTTACCAGATAAAGAACTAATAAAACTTCCTTCTTTTGCTTTAGAAACGGCATCTCCTGATACTTCCTGAACAGAATACCCTAAAGATCTTTCCTCCCTCTCAATACCTAAGGCTGTTACTACAACCTCTCCAAGTTGTTGAACATCCTCCTGCATCTGCACATCAATTACAGACCTTCCAGCTATAGCCTCTTCCTTTGAAGCTAACCCTACAAATGAAAATACTAAAGTAGCATCTTCTGGAGCAGAAAGGCTATAATTACCTTCTACATCCGTTACCGTACCATTGGATGTACCTTTTACGATAACGTTTACTCCGGGCATTCCTGTTCCGTCCTTAGCCGACGTCACTTTCCCGGAAACAGTCTTTTCTTGTGCCCACGTAACCAGCGAGAACACGAAAAAACTCATAAATAGTAATAGTTTCCTCATAATTAGTTGTTTTAGGTTATTTTAGTTAGAAATGGTACTCATGTAAAAATACCAAGCCGCCAAATTAACACAGGTTGATGTAAAAACAAAATCTAATTCCGTCATGAAGCTGAATTTTAGTCGAATATTTCGACTTTTACTTAAAGTATAGATTTAAGCATTTTATCAGGTTCAGCTTCTTTTAAATCGATTTCGAAGATAAAACATAACAAAATTGAGTTAGTGCAATTAATAAAATTTCAGAAAAGACAGCGGTTTCTTAAAATATTCACAAAAGGCACGAAATCTGAAATTTTAGGCAAGCCTATAAAACAAAAAAACCTTCCCGAAATAAATCGAGAAGGTTTCTCCTAATGTATGTTTTATAGGAAGCTTACGCTTGTGCTTCTACAGATACAAATGATCTGTTGTTTCTTCCTTTTTTGAAAGTAACTATACCATCAGATAAAGCAAATAATGTATGGTCTTTTCCAATACCTACATTTTTACCTGGGTGATGCTTAGTTCCTCTTTGTCTCACGATAATGTTTCCAGCGATAGCTTGCTGTCCTCCAAATATCTTTACTCCTAGTCGTTTACTTTCCGACTCTCTACCGTTTTTAGAACTACCAGCTCCTTTTTTATGTGCCATGTTCGTTAAATGTTTTTATTATACTTAAGTATCTGTTCTCTAAACTTAGTTCAAACTAACTTGAAGCCTCTTTATGCAGCTTCCTCTGTAGATTCCTTCTTCTTAGTGGCCTTTTTAGCTCCTTTACCAACGATATCTTCTATCTGAATTTTGGTAAACTGCTGGCGGTGACCGTTTTTCTTCTTGTAACCTTTTCTTCTTTTCTTTTTGAAGACGATTACTTTATCACCTTTTACATGACCCAGGATTTTTCCTGATACTTTGGCACCTTCTACTAATGGTGCACCTACTTCGATCGTATTGCCATCACCTAATAACAATACGTTACCGAACTCAACGGAAGCGCCTTCTTCGCCCTCCAACTTGGGAGCATACACGAATTGGTCTTTTGTTACTTTGAACTGCTTTCCGGCTATGTCAACTATTGCGTACATGTAACTTATAGATTTTTAAAATGGATTGCAAAGTTAAACTAATTATATTAAATATCAAACACTTGCTTGGATGATAATAATGATAATTATTCTATATATATTAAGGTGTAGTGCTTGCGCTTACGCTTGCTTCGCTTGCTTATATTGCTTGACTTGCTTGCAATTATCGAATGCTTTATTTTAACTTCGTATTTCTTTTTCACAATATGAAACTCAACATTCCCGAAAAATACGCAGATTTATACCTGAAAGCGCTCTCAGAACGTAAGCGTATGCTTCAGGCTAAAATAGCTGAGTTTCAGAGGGAAATAGATGATATTGAAAACCATATGAGTGCGCTTACAAGCATACCCATTTTTCAGGATAATCTACCTACCAGCAAGTCTAAATATCAAGCGAACAGCTATCAGGAGGAGTGGCCATGGTCTAGAAAAATCACTTATTATCAGGAACTTAACAAGCAAATAATGACCTCCGCAGAAGTGGTAGACTTCATTTTAAATAAGGAACCAAGCCTAGACAAAAACAAGGTAAGAAGCTCAATATCAGCGGCTTTATCTAACAAACACCGCTCTGGTGATTATATTAAATTTGTAGACCCAGTCACTAATACCGCTTACTACGGGCCACCTGAGTGGTTTATAAATAAGGAGCAGCCCCATCTCACTTATGTACCAAACGATCTTAAAAAAAGGCTTATCGGCAAGTAATATAATGTAAGAAATGCTGCTTCAAATGAACTTCAGCAGCTTGATTCTGTGGAAAACTTTTTGAGATTTTTTCAACCCCATTTCCTGCCATCTAGAGGCAAACTAACAATTGAAAAAATGCCCCTAATTACCTGTAAATAAATAACTTATATCACATAAGCACCCCATGCCTCCGCTTCAGCTTTCAGCTTTGATTTTTCTTCTCATTTCTTAATTTTGCATCAGCTTTTCACAGCTACAAATTCTAACACCGTTCTGGAATGTCCCTGTAATTTTTAGAACAAATATTTCGTTTTAACAAAACATTGACCTCTGGTCCATTTTTATAAATAATAAGTTTTCAACTTAAACATGTAAATGATGAGTGACAACACAAACGCCATTGAAGAACCTATATTAAAAGAGAACAAAAACAGATTTGTATTATTCCCTATACAGCATGATGATATCTGGGAGTTTTACAAAAAATCAGAAGCCAGCTTTTGGACAGCAGAAGAAATAGATTTAGGGCAGGACCTAAAAGACTGGAACAACCTGAACGATGGTGAACGTCACTTTATATCTCATGTACTTGCCTTTTTTGCAGCCAGTGATGGTATTGTAAATGAAAACCTGGCAGAAAACTTTGTGGCAGAAGTACAATATACTGAAGCTAAATTTTTCTATGGTTTCCAGATAGCCGTTGAAAACATTCACTCTGAAACTTATTCTTTATTAATAGACACTTATATTAAAGATGCTAAAGAAAAAGACAGGCTCTTCAATGCTATTGATACTATGGACTGCGTGAAGTTGAAAGCTGACTGGGCTCTGAGATGGATCGATAAAGGAAGTTTTGCAGAAAGACTAGTGGCATTTGCAGCAGTAGAAGGAATTTTCTTCTCAGGTAGTTTCTGTTCTATCTTCTGGTTAAAGAAAAGAGGTCTAATGCCAGGACTAAGTTTCTCTAATGAGCTTATCTCCAGAGATGAAGGTCTGCACTGTGATTTTGCTTGCTTAATTTATAATAACCACCTTGTAAACAAGTTGCCAAAAAGCACTGTTAAGGAAATCATTAAAGATGCCGTTTCTATTGAAAAAGATTTCGTTACTGATGCTCTTCCTGTATCTCTGATAGGTATGAATGCTGATTTGATGTGCCAATACATCGAGTTTGTTGCAGACAGACTATTACAAGAGCTTACTGGAGAAAAAATCTATGGCGCAACCAATCCATTCGATTTTATGGAAATGATTTCTTTACAAGGTAAAACAAATTTCTTCGAGAAAAGAGTAGGAGATTACCAAAAAGCCGGTGTGATGAAGAAAAATGATGATTCTTCTCCTAAGTTTTCTCTTGACGAAGATTTTTAATTTTTTTGATAATATAAAAAAACCAACATAACCCCCTATTTATATGCTAGTAATAAAAAGAGACGGACGGCGTGAGTCCGTTAAATTTGACAAGATAACGTCAAGAATTGAAAAACTTTGCTACGGCCTAGATATGAACTATATCGAGCCAGTAGATATTGCCAAAAAGGTTATTAATGGAATATATGATGGTGTAACTACCGTAGAATTAGATAACCTGGCTGCAGAAACTGCCGCTTCTATGACTACAAAGCACCCAGATTTTGCTTTGTTAGCTGCTAGAATGGCTATTTCTAACCTTCATAAAGTAACTAGCAAGTCTTTTTCAAATACTATGAAAAGACTTTATACTTATGAAGATCCTAAAACAGCAGAAAATGCACCTTTGATTTCTAAAGAAGCGTATGGGGTTATCAAGAAAAACGCCGCTTTATTAGATTCTACTATTATATACGACAGGGATTTTAACTACGACTACTTCGGATTTAAAACTCTTGAAAGATCTTACCTAATGAAAATAGATGGTAAGATAGTAGAAAGACCACAGCACATGCTTATGAGAGTAGCTGTAGGTATTCATATGGATGACATTGAGTCTGTAATTGAAACTTACAACTTGTTAAGTGAAAAATGGTTTACTCACGCTACACCTACACTTTTCAACGCAGGTACTCCTAAGCCTCAATTGTCTTCTTGTTTCTTACTTACTATGCAAGAAGATAGTATAGATGGTATTTATGATACCTTGAAACAATGTGCTAAAATATCACAATCAGCTGGTGGAATAGGGTTAAGCATTCATAATGTAAGAGCTACCGGATCATATATCAAAGGAACAGGGGGTGTTTCTAACGGTATCGTGCCTATGCTTAGAAACTTTGATATGACTGCCAGATACGTAGATCAGGGTGGTGGTAAAAGAAAAGGAAGCTTTGCTATTTACCTTGAGCCTTGGCATGCGGATATCTTTGATTTCCTTGATCTGAGAAAAAACCACGGTAAAGAAGAATTAAGAGCCAGAGACCTTTTCTACGCATTATGGATTTCTGATTTATTCATGAAAAGAGTAGAAAACAACGAAATGTGGTCTCTTTTCTGCCCTAACGAAGCTCCAGGATTAGCTGATTGCTACGGTGAAGAGTTCGAAAAACTTTATACTAAGTACGAAAGCGAAGGAAAATACAGAAGACAAATAAAAGCTCAGGATTTATGGTTTGAAGTATTGGAAGCTCAAATAGAAACAGGAACTCCGTTCATGCTTTATAAAGATGCTGCCAATAGAAAATCTAACCAGAAGAATTTAGGTACTATTAAGTCTAGTAACTTATGTACTGAAATTATGGAATACACTGCTCCTGATGAAGTGGCTGTATGTAACCTGGCTTCAATTGCTCTACCTAAATTTGTTACAGAAGAAGGTACTTTTGATCATCAGAAGCTTTATGATATAACTAAGGTAATCACTCGTAACCTCAATAAAATTATTGATGTTAACTATTACCCTGTTGCTGAAGCTAAAACATCCAACATGAGACACAGACCTATCGGTATAGGTGTACAAGGTCTGGCGGATGCCTTCTTAATGTTAAAAATGCCTTTTGACTCTGAAGAAGCTAAAGGATTAAACAAAGATATCCACGAAACTATCTACTTTGCTGCTATGACAGCTTCTATGGAAATAGCTCAGGTAGAAGGACCGTATGAAACATTCAAAGGTTCACCTGTTTCTAAAGGTATATTCCAGTTTGATATGTGGGGAGTAACTCCTGAGTCTAACCGTTGGGACTGGGCTACTTTAAAGCAACAAGTGAAAAAGCATGGGGTAAGAAACTCTCTTTTAGTAGCACCTATGCCTACTGCTTCTACTTCTCAAATACTTGGTAACAATGAGTGCTTTGAGCCTTATACTTCAAACATTTATACCAGAAGAACATTATCAGGTGAGTTCATTGTAGTGAACAAGCACTTGATGAGAGATCTTATTGAGTTAGGAATTTGGGATGATGATATGAAAAACAGATTGATCGAAGCTAACGGTTCTGTTCAAGGTTTCGCTGATATCCCACAAAATATAAAAGACAGATATAAAACAGTTTGGGAATTATCTCAAAAAGTAATTATAGATATGGCTGCCGATAGAGGTGCCTATATTTGCCAAAGTCAGAGTATGAACGTTCACGTTCAAGAGCCTAACTTCGGTAAGTTAACCTCTATGCACTTCCACGCATGGAAAAAAGGCTTGAAAACCGGAATGTATTATCTAAGAACAAAAGCCGCTGCTTCTGCTATTCAGTTTACAGTTGATAAGTCTGCCAAACACCAACCTGTAGCTAGAAACGCAGAATTAGAAGACCAAAATCGCTCAGATATGGCTTGTTCACTAGATGATCCGGATTCTTGCGAGGCATGCGGAAGTTAATTTATGTCACCTAGTTAATTCACTTTAACTTGAAGTCCCGATCCTCACCGATCGGGACTTTTTTATTTCCTTATATAAAAGGTACCGATCTACTCAGTAGCTTTTGTTAAATTCGCTGACCAATAACCTATAAGATAACCATGAAAAAAATTACACTAGCTTTTATTGCTCTACTTTTTATGAATATCGCATTTGCCCAAAAAGAAATAACTGTTTCTGATATATTTGAAAAAGGCACTTTCTCTCAGAAGAGTGTCTATGGTATTAACTGGATGAACGATGGCCGCTACTACAGCGCCCAGGAAGGTAATGACATAGTAAAATATGATGTTACCACCGGAGAAAAGGTTGCTACCATACTCAATGGAGATGACCTGAGTCCATCCATTAACTTCAGAGGTTATACTTTTAGCCAAGGCATGGATAAAATATTGCTGATGACTGAGCGGGAAAGCATCTATAGAAGATCTTACAAAGCCGAATTCTATGTTTATGATATGGAAACCAAAAAACTGGTAAAACTATCAGAAAACGGTAAGCAATCATATGCTTCATTTTCTCCAGATGGCTCCAAAGTAGCATTCACACGTGATAATAATCTCTTTTATGTGAACCTTGCTGATATGAGTGAAGTGCAAATCACCTCAGATGGCGAATTTAATCATATTATTAACGGCAGCACAGATTGGGTTTATGAAGAAGAACTCTCCTTCACTAAGGCATTTGAATGGTCTGGAAATGGAGAACAAATCTTCTTTCTGACTTTTGATGAAAGCGGAGTAAGAGAATACAATATGCAAGTATGGCATAACGGACAGCTCTACCCTGAAGATTATCGTTTCAAATACCCAAAAGCAGGAGAAGATAACAGTAAAGTTACAGCACAAATTTTCACGCTTAAAAACAAAGCGTTAACCCAGGTTGAACTTCAAGGAGATGATAAAGAATTTTATATAGCAAGAATAAAACCTACCGAAAAAGCTCAAACACTGGCATTAATAAGACTCAACAGGCTTCAAAATAAAATTGATTTACTTCATGTAAATATGAATAACGGAGAAGTAAAAGAAGTGCTCTCCGAAAAATATGACACTTACATAGATATTGATTTTATTGACGAGCTGTATTACCTAAAAGATGGAGAAAGGTTCATCTGGGCCAGCGAAAAATCAGGCTATAAGCACTTATACCTGTATAATACTGATGGAAAATTGATTAACCAAATCACGAATGGTGAATGGGAAGCTTTATCAATAGCAGGAGTTGAAGAAAAAGGGAAGAAAGCTACTATCTATTATACTTCAAATGAAGGTTCTCCACTAGAGAAATACTTCTACTCTGTGGGTATTAATGGTAAAGGCAAGCAAAAGCTTACTGAGCAACAAGGTGTGCATAACATTAATATGAGTAATGATCAGCAATATTATATAGATTATTACTCTAGTGCTACTGATCCTCTGAAAGTGACTTTGTACCAAACCAAAGGAAATAAAAAGATAAAAGTGCTGGAAGATAATGCAGCACTAAGCGAAACAGCAAAAGAATATAACCTTCAGGAAAAAGAGTTTTTCACCTTTAAAACAGTAGATGGAACAGAGCTAAATGGCTACATGCTTAAACCAGAAGGTTTTGATCCAAATAAGCAATATCCCATTCTTATCTATCAATACAGTGGGCCAGGTTCTCAAAATGTATTTAACTCATGGGGTGGCGGTCAATATTACTGGCACCAGATGTTAACTCAAAAAGGCTATATAGTAGCCGTGATTGATACACGAGGAACAGGTGGCCGTGGAGCTGATTTCAAAAAAATCACCTATAAACAACTAGGTAAATATGAGGTAGAAGATCATATAGAAGCAGCCAAATTTTTAGGTACGCAGACTTACATAGATGCCGATAGAATAGGTATTTGGGGCTGGAGTTATGGTGGTTATATGAGCTCATTAGCCATTTTAAAGGGGGCCGATGTATTTAAAGCGGCAATAGCTGTGGCACCGGTAACTAATTGGAGATTTTATGACACCATTTATACAGAAAGGTATATGGATACTCCACAAAATAATGCCTCTGGTTATGATGATAATTCTCCTACCACTTATGCAGATCAGCTTAAAGGCAACTTCCTGCTTATTCATGGTACAGGTGATGACAATGTGCATTTCCAGAACTCGGTGGCTCTGCAAAACGCATTGATACATCATGGAAAGCAGTTTGACTCATTTTACTATCCTGACAGAACACATGGTATTTATAAAGATAGCGCTCGCCCTCACTTATTTACTATGATGACTAACTGGATAATAGAAAACCTTTAAACTTATCTTAAAGGGCTGTCTCAAAAGTAGTGACTCAATGAATGTCACATTGGGTTACTACCAATGACAGTTGTGTGAAAAGTCAGAACAATTGAGATCTAATTAAATCATGAATCAGTACCGATCGTCTACACTTCGACACGGCTCAGCGTGACTCGGCTGTGGTTTCATCTTGC includes the following:
- the rplU gene encoding 50S ribosomal protein L21 codes for the protein MYAIVDIAGKQFKVTKDQFVYAPKLEGEEGASVEFGNVLLLGDGNTIEVGAPLVEGAKVSGKILGHVKGDKVIVFKKKRRKGYKKKNGHRQQFTKIQIEDIVGKGAKKATKKKESTEEAA
- a CDS encoding ribonucleoside-diphosphate reductase small subunit, whose translation is MSDNTNAIEEPILKENKNRFVLFPIQHDDIWEFYKKSEASFWTAEEIDLGQDLKDWNNLNDGERHFISHVLAFFAASDGIVNENLAENFVAEVQYTEAKFFYGFQIAVENIHSETYSLLIDTYIKDAKEKDRLFNAIDTMDCVKLKADWALRWIDKGSFAERLVAFAAVEGIFFSGSFCSIFWLKKRGLMPGLSFSNELISRDEGLHCDFACLIYNNHLVNKLPKSTVKEIIKDAVSIEKDFVTDALPVSLIGMNADLMCQYIEFVADRLLQELTGEKIYGATNPFDFMEMISLQGKTNFFEKRVGDYQKAGVMKKNDDSSPKFSLDEDF
- a CDS encoding SusC/RagA family TonB-linked outer membrane protein; translation: MRKLLLFMSFFVFSLVTWAQEKTVSGKVTSAKDGTGMPGVNVIVKGTSNGTVTDVEGNYSLSAPEDATLVFSFVGLASKEEAIAGRSVIDVQMQEDVQQLGEVVVTALGIEREERSLGYSVQEVSGDAVSKAKEGSFISSLSGKVSGLNIKKSNSLGGSVNAVVRGSNSLTGNNQVLFVVDGIPISNSNLNTADQQTGGGGYDYGNAASDIDPESIASISVLKGATAAALYGSDAANGVVLITTKKGSKQKGIGVTLNHNTSFSVFDKKTFPKYQNSYGAGYSPGYGDTSDYFYDRDVNGDGQLDLLVPVGEDASFGAAYDPNLLVYTWESLYPELDTYMQPQPWVGAENGPDYIFETGVSNVTSLSFQGGNEKGSFRAGYTHDNRTGILPNSEITRDVIDFNASYNLSEKLSVDGKMSYFRTEGKGRYGTGYDGGNVVQGLRQWFQTNVDLKAQEQAYNQTGQNITWNPNSNTDVSPHYFNNPYFVLNENYETDRRNRFFGKFQVNYEITEWMKAMARFGVDSYSDLQEERMAVGSLAQPSYSKYHRTFEAYNSDFILQFNKNITDKFSFNGLLGVSIKNTRINSTRSSTNGGLVVDGVYALSNSVSALNPPTETDTHVRKFGYYGQATFGYNDLLYLDATLRVDKSSTLPEDNNTYLYPSVAGSFIFSELMDQSWLNMGKVRLGWAQVTSDAQPYSLLNTYQAATPYGSTPLYFIDDTANNPDLEPETTEELELGLEMSALDNRVRLDLSLYKKNTTNQILPVQVSKATGFNYRFVNAGEMENKGIEVSLFGAPVRTSDFEWGVNVNWSRNRNKVVSLFEGGENLLIYSAWSTAINARKGEAYGAITGSDYVYLNGKRVVGSDGKYLMSESTTEIIGNIQPDWNAGVNNTFSYKNLSFSFLIDIQHGGDIVNYDMGFGRATGLYEETAGLNELGNPVRDPVSEGGGVLLDGVTADGAVNTVRADASTYETPFGYYGGSVETGGYAPDASLVYDASYIKLREVTLNYRLPSSVISKTFLQDVTVGVYGRNLWIIDKNLPYGDPEFSASSGNSQGIQNGALPATKEYGFNVRVQF
- the rpmA gene encoding 50S ribosomal protein L27, coding for MAHKKGAGSSKNGRESESKRLGVKIFGGQQAIAGNIIVRQRGTKHHPGKNVGIGKDHTLFALSDGIVTFKKGRNNRSFVSVEAQA
- a CDS encoding SusD/RagB family nutrient-binding outer membrane lipoprotein, whose product is MKRFNYIICLLALVFAMQACDDDLTDLNVDPKNAQEIDAAPLFTYGQYNIAKQFVDIDYNANVSLIWANYFTQTTYIQESGYDAANRNVGGTIWDNIYTEGLYELARAKEILRSEEDLGEPFTSQHNNRLAMVKIMEVFAYQYLVDNFGYIPFREALDLNNITPVYESGETVYTAIADSLSSAISLISTDQTGFEADEDLIYEGDMTKWLKFAASLQLKIGLRVADINPTWSSELVTAAVNTGVFASNDDNTQIHFTGTQPYVNPIYDYFEIDSRASDFVVTQNFIDLLNDFNDPRSDVYFDDNVTPYEGGDYGVTGNAYEELTHPTESIVDASYAGTLMDYASVQFGLAEAVERGIITDGSAADYYAAGIRASFSYWGLSESQAADYLSQSSVNYATAEGTWREKIGNQKYIAFYGQGHEAWTEARRLDYPVLAVAPSSGLENPKRIIYPTEERLINVASYNAAISAMGADNTTTSIFWDVN